Genomic DNA from Thermosipho ferrireducens:
TGGAATTGTAGGATTTGGTGTAGCAGTGGATTATTTGAATTCGATAGGTTTTGAAAACATTTCCGAACATGTGTCTGAATTAACACAATACGCTATAGATAAAATTTCTAAGTTAGATTTTGTTGAAATATATGGACCACTTAATGAGGAACATCATGCTATATTAAGTTTCAACATTGATGGTGTGCACCCACACGATGTTGCGCACATGCTTGATCAGGAATTCGGTATAGCAGTAAGAAGTGGGCATCATTGTGCTCAGCCACTTATGAGTATTTTAAAAGATGAAAGCAAGTTGTCCTTATTTCCTAATGCAACCTGTCGGGCGAGTTTTTATATTTATAACACAAAAGATGATATAGATATTCTTGTTGATGGAATAAAGTTCGTGAAGAGGTGGTTTAGTTGATGTATTCAGAACTTGTTATGGATTATGCAAAATTAACGAAATATAAGGGAAAGTTAAATAATGCAACTTTTATACAAGAAGGGAAGAACTTATCGTGTGGTGATGAAATAACGTTGTATGTGAAGATAGAAAGTGATAAAGTTAAAGAAATAAAGTTTGAAGGTATCGGTTGTGCAATTAGTCAGGCATCTGCAAATCTTATGATAGAAACTGTGAGTGGGAAGAATTTATCTGAAGTGAAGGAAATAATTAAAAATGCCGTGGCAATGGCAAGAGGAGAGGAATTTTCTGAAGAAGTGTTGGAAACAGTGGCACAACTGGCAGATATAAAAAATTATCCAATGAGAATTAAGTGTTTTCTTCTTGCGTGGAAAACATTGGAAATGGCTTTAAATGAAAAATAATGATTTGAAAAAGGTTCCCCGTATGGGGAACCTTTTTTTCGATTTTTTAGATTACATTGGGTAATATCCTCTTTTCTTAACAGCTTCTGCTACTCTCTGTATCGCAACTATGTAAGCAGCTGTTCTCATGTCTGTATTGTATTTTTGTTTAGTTGCGTAAACTTCTCCAAATGATTTAATCATAATCTTTGTTAATTTCTTTCTGATATCTTCAATTTCCCAGAAATGGCTTTGTAAATCCTGGACCCATTCAAAGTAAGATACTGTAACACCACCAGCGTTTGCAAGGATATCAGGAACGATTAAAATGTCTTTTGAATTGAGAATTTCTTCTGCTTCCCTTGTTGTAGGTCCATTTGCACCTTCAATTATTATTTTTGCTTTGACTTCTTTTGCAATTTTATCATCTATTGCATTTTCAAGAGCTGCTGGAATTAAGATATCTACGTCGAGTGTAAGAAGTTCTTCGTTTGTTATAGGAGTTCCTTTTGGATAACCTTTTATAACTCCCCCATTTTCATCTCTATACTTAATAAGCTCATCAATATCTAAGCCGTTTTCGTTGTAAATACCGCCACTTACATCACTGACTGCAACTATTTTTGCACCATATTCTTCGTTTAAAATCTTTGCACTGAATGATCCAACGTTTCCAAATCCCTGTATTGCAACAGTAGCTTTTGAAATGTCGATACCTTTTACTTTACAGGCTTCTGCTGATGTTATTGCAACGCCCCTACCAGTAGCTTCCGGTCTACCTTCAGAACCTCCTATGTCAAGAGGCTTACCGGTAACTACACCGAGTGTTGTGTATCCCACATTCATGCTGTATGTATCCATGTACCATGCCATGATTTTTGCGTTTGTATTCACATCAGGGGCTGGTATATCTTTAGCTGGACCTACCATCATGTGGATTTCAGAGAAAAACCTTCTGCTTAATTTTTCAAGTTCTCTTTCGGAAAGTTTTGATGGATCGACTCTCACTCCACCTTTACCGCCGCCATATGGAAGGTTAACAACAGCACACTTCCACGTCATCCAGAAAGCAAGTGAAGAAACTTCGTCGAGGTTTGTTTCCGGATGGTATCTTATGCCGCCCTTAGCAGGCCCGCGAGCAGTGTTATGCTGCACTCTATATCCTTCAAATATTTCTACTCTACCATCGTCCATGACAACTGGAAAATGGACAACCAGAGATCTTTGAGGCCAGAGCAAAAAATTTCCAATTCTTGGATCTAAGTCCATGAGTTCTGCTGCCTTTAGGAACTGTTTCTGTGCCATTTCATAAAGAGGACCGGGGGTTTGTAAATTTCCGAGTTTGCTAATCTCCATTTTTATACCTCCCTGAATTTAGTGGTGCAACTTAATTATTGCTTATTTGTGTAACTTTGGCAAACTCGATATTTTGTGAAAATCCTAACATAATTTGTTTTCATAGACAAATATTGTTCTTTTCTTTTCATTGCAAAAGTATGCTAATTTTAGCTTCTTTATATATTTCAGTAAGTGTCAACAAAAGATTAACAAATAAACTGTTTATGAAAGCCCAACAATATTTCCGTCATCATCAATATCTATATTCACGGCGTTTGGTATTCTGGAAAGACCGGGCATTCTCATAATATCTCCAGCAAGAGCTACTACGAATCCCGCTCCTGCTGAAAGTTCAAAATCACGTATTGTGAAAGCATAATCAGATGGTGCATTAAGTTTTTTTGGATCATCAGAAATGCTTGCCTGGGTTTTTGCAACAATTACAGGCAGATTTGAATATCCGTGTTTTTCTAAAAACTTTAATTTGGCTTTGGCTTTATCAGTATAAATAACGTTACCTGCCCTATAAATTTCTTTAGCTAATATTTCAATTTTTTCTTTTATGGACATGTTCGAATTTATGAGAGGTGTGGCACAGTTTTCTTTCGCATTTTCTATTATGAGTTTTGCGAGTTCTTCTGCGCCTTTACTTCCTTTTTCAAATGCTCGAACGAATGCGTGTGGAACTTTGCAATATTTTGAAAATTGATTTAATTCTTTTTCAGTGTCTGTATCAAAAACATTTAAAGCAACTATTACAGGTACATTGTATTTTTTTAAGTTCTCATAATGTACAAAAAGGTTTCCCATCCCTTTTAACATAGCTTCTACATTTTCTTTTGAGAGTTCGTCTTTTTTTACTCCACCGTGATATTTGAGAGCTTTAATTGTGGCCACCAAAACCACGGCATTCACGTTAAATCCTGCAATCGGTGAGACAAAATCGAGGAATTTTTCAGCTCCAAGATCGGCAGCAAAACCGGCTTCAGTAACTACATAATCGGATAATTTCAACGCTATCTTTGTTGCAATAATGCTATTTGTTCCATGAGCTATGTTGGCAAAAGGACCGCCGTGAATAAATGCAGGAGTATTTTCTATTGTTTGAACAAGATTTGGATTTATGGCATCTTTTAAAAGAGCTGCCATTGCACCTTGAACGTTTAAATCTTTGACTTTTACTAACTTTTTATCGTATGTTTGTGCAACTACAATATTTGAAATCTTCTTCTTCAGATCTTTTAAATCTTTTGCAAGACATAGTATTGCCATTATTTCAGAGGCAGCTGTTATTATAAAACCCTCTTCTCGAGGATGTCCGTTTGCACTTCCACCTAACGCTATAACAATATTTCTAAGCGCGCGATCATTCATATCAATAGCTCGTTTCCAATAAACTTTTGTGGGATCTATTTTTAGTTCATTGCCAAATTTTATATGAGCGTCAATTACTGCTGAGAGAAGATTATGAGCGGCGGTTACAGCATGGATGTCTCCTGTGAAATGGAGGTTGATGTTTTCCATTGGAAGAACTTGAGAATAACCTCCACCAGCTGCCCCTCCTTTTATACCAAATACAGGGCCAAGCGAAGGTTCTCTTAAAGTAACTATGGAGTTTTTTCCTAATTTATTAAGTGCCATGGAAAGACCTATGCTTGTAGTGGTTTTTCCTTCTCCAGCGGGTGTTGGTGTAATAGCTGTCACCAATATTAATTTTCCATCATTTTTATTTTTTAACGTATCAAGTATTTTGTGGTCAATTTTTGCGATGTATTTACCATATGGTTCTACGTATTTTTCTGGAATGTTTAAAGAATCAGCGATTTCAGAAATTTTTTTCAATTTGGCTTCGTGAGCTATTTCTATATCACTTTTCACCAGACTCCCCTCCTGTTATTTCAAATTTTGTAAATCCATTGTAGCTCTCTAAATGAATTTTTAAATTCATTTGTTCGCATAATGTTTTAACAATGAATAACCCCAAACCATGACCTTTTGATGAGCGTGATTTGTAAAATCTTTCAAAAATTTTTGATTGTTCCTCTTTACTTATTCCTTTTCCATGGTCAATAACAACGATACTGTTTTTATATAATTGTACTTCAAATGGAGGAGAACCATGTTGTATAGCATTATCAAGTAAAATTGAGATGATTCTTTCTAATCCTTTTTCATTGGCTACAATTGTTCCTTCGCCTGAAAGTAATATTTTTTTGCCATATTGTTTTTCCTTTTCTGCTACTATTTGTGAGACTAATTTTTTAAGTTCTATTGGTGTCAGTTCAAGAGTAACGTTACTTGAGATAAACAGCATATTTTCAACTAAATGTTTCATAGTGTAAGCTGTTTCACAAATAGAATTTATTGATTCTTCAAGTACTTCTTTATTTTTACTTCCCCATCTTTTCAACATTTCAGTGTATCCTATTAAATTAGCTATTGGTGTTTTTAATTCATGTGACACGTTTGAAACAAATTCCTCCTGAAGTTTGTAATACTTTTCTAATCTTTCCATAAGTTTGTTAAATTTTTCTATTAATTCGTCTACTTCATCGTGGGTATTCGGTTTCAATAATCTAAATCCAAGATCTCTTCCGTCTAAAGATTCTATTTGTTTTACAAAACTTCGGAGATGCTTGGTAGAGGAACGTGTTATAAAAAAAGTAAGGACGGTTACAATCCCGGAGGAGAGTATTACCATAAATACAAACAAAATTTTTATGCGCTCTACAAAATTAATTGTAGGGGTTATATCCCGGCCGATTATTACTTTTGAGGGAAAGGAAAGAAATATGTAGTATCTATTGTCGATCTTTTTGAGCCCTTTTTCTGTTATTGGTCCTATCCCATAAGGATCAAGAACTACTTTTCCATTTTTAGACACATAAAAATCTCGACGAGGCCCCATCCACATCATTCCCTGCATCATTCCAGACATGTTTCCTTTGTTCATTATGTTGTTAAAAATATGGGGAATTGATGAAATATCTTTTATTTGAGTATTTATTGCTGTCTGCTTTACTAAAAGGTATATACCAGTTAAAACTATTGACATGACTATTGTTACCACTAAAGTGGTCACCAGAGTAATTTTTGTTGACAGACTCACAACTTTTCCTCCTGCTTTTCATTTAATATTTTTCTTAACTCATCTTTTTTAAAAGTGTATTTTGTATTACACCATTTACAGATTACCTCTGCTTCTCCTTTTTGAATTAGAAAATTTAATTCTTTTTCTGGTAACACTTTCAATGAATTGATAGCTTTGCTTTGTGTGCAGTCACATGAAAAAGAAACTTCTGTGGTAAGTACTTCTTCTAAATTATTTTCAAATACATATTTTAACACTTCTATTGGTGAATTTTCATAAAGGGCTTTTGTAATAGGATTTATTTTTGTAAATCTTTTTTCTATTTCTGTTACAATTTTATCATCAATGGAACCGTTTAAAATTTGAATTATCAACCCTCCTGAGTTTGTGATATTTCCACTTTCGTCAAATGATAGTCCTAATGAGATAGCTGTTGGGATTTGTTCAGAAATTGTAAAATAATAGGCTAAATCTTCTGCAATTTCTCCTGTTTTAAGTGGAACTGAAGATATGTAAGGATTTTTAAGACCTAAATCTCTTATAACTTTTAAAGTCCCTTTACCTATAACTTCTTTAAGACTATTAAATTTGTGCTCTGGAGGTAATTCCAAATTTTTCGGTATAACGTAACCTCTTACTCGTCCGGAAGCTCTTACCTGAGAGGCGATTTTTTTTAAAACCCCTTTTCCTTCTATGAGAAGCGTCCATGTTTCGTTAATTGAGAGCCATGGAAGAACAAGTGAAACTCCTGTTATTGCTCTTCCAAGAGCAATAGCAGGTAACAAAGAAAGATTATGTTTTCTTATGGTTTCTTTAACCAGCTCGGTGCTATTTATAACGGAGAATCTTACATTAGCATTATAAGCTGTGCCGTAATGTAACCTGGTCATTTTAAAATATTCGCTCCTTTTTAAAGATTAATTTAGATATTTTCTGGTAGCGGCTTTTACAGCATCAATATTGTCAGAAAACATTACTTTTTTGACTTCGAAATTTATGAGATTGTTCTTATAAACAATTTCCAGAATTTTATCTACATGCTTTTGTGATGGAATATAGAGAATTGGTATTACATGAAAGTCTTTTTCACCGAATAAAACCAACCAATAAACAGGCATGTTTTTCATTCAATTCCACCTCCCTGGTTTTAGCTTTTTTTGGTACAGTTAAATTAAATGTCTTACAATATGTATCTGTGTTTCTTAAAATCGGTGGAATCGTGGAAAATTAAGGATAAACAGGAACCAAAAAACATGGATGGAAAATAAACAGACGGGTTTCAACCTTATTATACAACATTTTTGACATATTTTGCAAGTGTGCAAAATTTTAGTTCTCTGTCAGATGATTTGATACAGAGTTGGCGAGGTTGGTCTCCCTTTCATGTCATTCCGAACCCGAAGGGTGAGGAATCTTGATTTAGCGAGAATTAGCGAGGTTAGCGAGAGTTAGTAAAATAAAATCCTTCGTCATTACATTCCTCGGGATTACAAAAAAACAAGATTCCTCACATGCGTTCGGAATGACAAAAGACAGCAAGATTGGCGAAGGTTACCAAGGATTAATGAGGGTTAGTAAAATATGAATTAAAATTGATATTCAATTTTTAAGGTTTTGGTTGAATATATTCGTAAAATTAGCTTATAGTAAATTTCTTCCTTTAATTCATGAGCACACTTTGTTATGCTTGGCTATGAAAATTAGTTTGTTATTGATAGAATAATAAGGGGGTGAATTTATGTCAACAAAAGAAAGTTTTTATAAAAACGAAATTTCCAGAAAAAATCCTCTTTTTTCAAGGATGAGAGTTACTGTTGAAACGGCATTTTACAGAAACAACGTAGAAACAGTATCCACACCAAAGGAAGCTTATAAACTGGCATTAAAGTCTCCTGGGACAATAGTGACTGATTGGGAGGTTTACAAGCCAGAATTTTTAGGGCTTGATAGGGGGACTAAAGTGCTTCTTTTCAACGATGGTGCGATTACAGGAAGATATGCAGCAGGTAGAAGAATTATAGGCACGCCGGGAATTGATGATGAAAAATATGCTGAAATAGTTCGTGAGGCGGTTTACAGGTCTCGTTATAAAAAAATGTACCACGGTATATCATTTACAGGGTTATCAAGAGAGTTTATGGTAAAAAACCATATTTTAATACCCGAGGGTCATGAAAATTTGTTATACAATTGGTTATTAAATTTCCAGTTTCCATCACCGGAATATGAAAAGATGTATCTTGACTCTGAAAAATTTGAGGATGGAGATATATATATATTTACGGATCCTGATTGGACACATCCAGATTATCCATTTGGTCTGGCTATATTTGATCCTGATCATAATTGCGCTGCTATTCTTGGAATGCGTTATTTTGGAGAGTTTAAAAAGGGTACTTTAACACTTGGATGGGCAACAGCGAATAGGAATAATTTTGTCTCTTGCCATGGTGGTCTTAAAAGATTTGAATGCAAAGATAAAATATATGTTACCGCATTTTTTGGTCTTTCAGGCTCAGGGAAGTCTACGCTAACCCATGCAAAGCATGGTGGTAAATACAGAATAAGTGTGCTACATGACGATGCTTTTATAATTTCCCTGGATAATCTTTCTTCGATAGCTCTTGAACCATCTTATTTTGATAAAACGTCTGATTATCCAAGCGATTCGATGGATAATAAATACCTGTTAACTGTGCAAAATTGCGGTGTTACTAAGGATGAAAAAGGTAGAATAATTCCAGTTATGGAAGATATTCGTAATGGTAATGGTAGAGCTATTAAATCAAAGTTATGGTCACAAAATAGAATGGACAAAATTGACGAACCTATAAATTCAATATTCTGGCTTATGAGAGATCCGGTCTTACCACCTGTGGTTAAGATAGATGATGTTATACTTGCTTCTACTATGGGTGCTGCTCTTACTACAAAAAGAACTACTGCAGAAAAACTTGATTCTGGTGTCGATCCAAACGCTCTTGTATTTGAACCATATGCGAATCCTTTTAGAACATACCCTCTTGTTGACGATTATATGAAGTTTAAGAGACTGTTTGAAAAAGGCGTGGAGTGTTACATATTGAATACAGGATATTTTCTTGAAAAGAAAATACCGAAAGAGGTTACAATATCAATAGTTGAAAAGATAATGGAGAATAAGTTAACCTGGAAAAGCTGGATAAAAGATTTAAGATATGGTGTGATAGATGGATTTGAACCGCCAGAAAGTTCTGAATACAAACATTTACTTAAAGAATCTATACTTCGAAGGTTAAAATTTATAGTGTTGAAAAAGACAGAAAATGGTGGAAGAGATAAACTTCCAGAAGAAACAGAAAATGTCTTGCAGATTCTTATGGAAAGTATTTAATGCGTGGTAAAATTTATTAAGGAGGTGATCCTGATGAAAAAAATGCTGATTTTGTTCTTTATTATGGTGGTGGTAAAGTTTTTTGGCGGGTTTATATATATCCATCCTGTAGAAACAAAGTTACCTGATCAGATATTTACAACAACTAATACAAAGTTTTTTTCCATAGCATATGTAGAGCTTTATAATGATGGAAGGGAAAAAGCGTATATTTTAAAAGGAGCTTTTTCAGCGACATCTATGGGGATGAAGAAAAACAGTATAAATATTTTTGTAAAAGAAAAAGAAACAGTTTATACTTATACGGTTTTGCTTGAAAGAAAAGGAGAACGCTACTATATCCCTGAACATTTATTGATAGCTCCTTCAAATTCCCGTATATTCATAGAAAATTTTGAGTTGAAGTTCAACAAACAGCGAGAAAATTTTGATGAGATGAAAATTCCTAAGCTTCGTGTGAAAGAAAAGGGAATTTATACTTTTGTTCTTTATAAGGGGCAATTTTTGGTAAAAGATAGCTTTAGCGTGCAGGAAGATGTGTTCTTACATATTTCTGCAGGAGAAAGGAAAACTGGTGGATATTCAATAGAAATCGTTGAAATGAAAATAAGTAATTATATTATAACTGTCAAAGGGAATTTTGTAATCCCAGATAAAAATGCCATGGTTACTCAGGCTTTTAGCTATCCTGGTGTTACCTTGAAGTTGGGGAAACTGTCTCCTGGGATTTATAAAATAATAGTCGACATAAAAGGTCTTGGAAAGTTTACAAAACAAATAAGTGTCAAGTGACGGAGGTGTAAAATTGAGAATAAGGGAAGAAATAATAAATGCTTTAAAAAATAATCTTCCAGTAGTTGCGTTTGAAAGTACAGTTATAGCCCATGGGTTACCATATCCGAAAAATCTGGAAATATTTAGGAATCTGGAAAATATTGCAAGAGAAATGGGATGTATTCCTGCAACGATAGGAATTTTCCGTGGAGAAATTGTGGTAGGTTTGACTGAGAAAGAGATAGTAGAATTTATAGAAGATTCCCCTGTTAAAGTTGGAACGCGTGAGATACCATATGTGTGTGCTTTGAAAAAAAGCGCTGCAACAACGGTTAGTGCTACTGCAAAAATAGCGTCTCTTTCAGGGATAAAGGTTTTTGCAACAGGTGGTATAGGTGGTGTTCATAAAGGAGAATGGGATGTATCACAGGATTTATTGGAATTATCTAAAACTAACATAATAGTTGTTTCTACAGGTTGCAAGTCTATACTGGATGTGAAAAAAACTTTGGAGTTTTTGGAGACGTTTCAGGTGATTGTAGTGGGTTATAAAACGGAGTATTTCCCTATTTTTTATAATGGAATTTCTTCGTATAAAATCGATCGAGTAGATTCTGTAGAGCATATAAGAAATATTTATAATATAAAAAATGAAATAAGTATTAATGGCTCAATTTTAGTGGCAAATCCTATACCGGAAGAATATGTAATATCCGAAGATGAAATGAAAAAATATTTGTCTATAGTGGAAAAAGAAATGGACGCGAAAAATATATCAGGAAAGGATGTCACACCTTATACATTGAAGCGTTTGGTTGAACTTTCAAAAGGAAAAACTCTTGAGGCTAATATAACTCTTCTGGAAAATAACGCAAAACTGGCATGTGATATTGCCAAAAGCCTGGTGAAGCTATGAAATTACGTTCAGAAACAAAGCTTAAATATGGATTGATTTTAACGAAAAAGGAAAAAATTTATTTAGAATATCTCGAAAAGCCAATTAGAGATATTCTGAAAATTCATGGTGAAAATCTGATCAACTTTCAAGATGTTCAGATAAAATATCATGAAGATTTGCACACGATTCTTATTAAGGATATTCCATTTCTTGGTTTAAGTGATGAGGAAGAAACAATAGCAGAGTACATAATATACAACATAGATCACACAGGAAAGTTGAATGTTACACCGGAAGAAGTAGCTGAAAAATATTCCTGTGATAGCAAAGATGTCGAGAATATAATAAACATGATTTATGAATTTTTTGCCGAGCAAATACGTAATTTTACGTATGGTGATGTAGCTGATTCGTTTGTTCCTGATGCTGTAATTGACGATGACTTAAATGTCAGGATTACGCAGGCTCCATTGACTTCGAATGAAATAGTTAATGATGCATTAAAAAAGAGAAACGAAACAATTTTAAGGATACTTTTCATATTAGTTGAGGTTAATAGAAGTTTTTTGATTGGGAAACGCAAATTTCCCAGAAGGATTAGCATGAAAAATATTTCGAATATTTTAGACTTAAGCCGTTCAACTGTGACAAGGGCAATAAAAAATAAGTATATTTCTACTCCACGAGGGATCTTTCCATTAAGTATATTTTTTGGACGGAAAGTACATCCTGCGATTTTGAAAATAGCCATTTCTGAAATCTTAAAGGAAAATCCCCATGCAACAGATAATGTAATTGTGGAAGAATTGAGGAAAATGGGTATCGATGTTGCTCGTAGAACAGTATGTAAGTATAGAAACATGGTTAGCAATCAGGAGGTGTGAAATTGAAAGTATTGGTGATTTCCGATACACATGGGTCTGTTACAAGCTGGAGAAAAATAGAAAATCTCGCAAAAGAGGTAGACGAAATTTTTCATCTGGGGGATGTACTTTATCATGGACCACGAAATCCTTTGCCAGAAGGTTATTCTCCAGGCGAACTTGCAGAAGAGTTGAAAAAGTACAACATAAAATACATTCGTGGTAATTGTGATGCAGATGTAGATTTGAAGGTTTTAGGATTACCTGAAATGCCAAGACAGATAATAGAATTTTTTGGAAAATATCGTTTTATGATGCTTCATGGAGAAATAGTGGAGAATGATGGGGTAGATCTTGTTGAATTTGCAAGATTTCATAAAGTTGATGTGATGTTGCATGGACATACACATATTCCGAGTATAATGGAAAAAAGAGGAGTTATAATAGCAAATCCCGGAAGCCTTTCGCTGCCTAAAAGTAAATCATCTCAAAGCTATATGGTGCTGGATGTAGCAGATTTTTTGAAGATAACTATTTTTACAATAGAAGGAAATGAGGTGTTTTCGAAAGTTTTATGATCAAGAGATACAAAACGATTTTGAAAATCTATAGTGTAAAAATGAATGTACAACGGTCCCTGTTTATTGCAACAACCACTCATGTTGAAAGTGTGAATGAAGCAAAGGATTTTTTCAGAACTATTTCTCACAAATATAGAGACGCAACTCACAATTGTCCAGCATATAGAATTATAGAAAATAATGGAATTCTTGAGTTTTCATCAGATGCCGGTGAACCTTCTGGAACTGCGGGAAAACCCATTTTAGGAGTGTTAAAAAAGTACGAACTTTTAAATGTAGCAATTGTCGTTACCAGGTATTTTGGTGGTGTCAAGTTGGGGATTCGTGGTTTAATTGAAGCTTATAGTGGTATTGTTGAAAAATTGATCAACAGTGCTAATATAGAAGAGATGGTCTTAATGCCAATATACAGAATAAAAGTTAATTATGCATCTTACGGTAAAATAATGCAGGAAATTCATAGAAGAGGATTTATTATAAAAAATACAGATTTTGATACAAACACAGGATATATTGAAATCATGGGTACAGGGGATGTAAACGGATTTGATATAGTTAAAAGTGATGTAATATATATAAGAGGAGGCGATTTTAATGATTTCAAAGAGGGCACTTGACACTCCATCAAGTCCTATCAGGCGTCTGGTTCCTTACGCAGATGAAGCAAAAAGAAAAGGTATTCATGTTTATCACCTTAATATAGGGCAACCGGATATAAAAACTCCTAACCAATGGTATGAATATATTGAAAGATTCAAAAAAGATGTGGTGTCATATACCCATTCTCAG
This window encodes:
- a CDS encoding formate--tetrahydrofolate ligase, which translates into the protein MKSDIEIAHEAKLKKISEIADSLNIPEKYVEPYGKYIAKIDHKILDTLKNKNDGKLILVTAITPTPAGEGKTTTSIGLSMALNKLGKNSIVTLREPSLGPVFGIKGGAAGGGYSQVLPMENINLHFTGDIHAVTAAHNLLSAVIDAHIKFGNELKIDPTKVYWKRAIDMNDRALRNIVIALGGSANGHPREEGFIITAASEIMAILCLAKDLKDLKKKISNIVVAQTYDKKLVKVKDLNVQGAMAALLKDAINPNLVQTIENTPAFIHGGPFANIAHGTNSIIATKIALKLSDYVVTEAGFAADLGAEKFLDFVSPIAGFNVNAVVLVATIKALKYHGGVKKDELSKENVEAMLKGMGNLFVHYENLKKYNVPVIVALNVFDTDTEKELNQFSKYCKVPHAFVRAFEKGSKGAEELAKLIIENAKENCATPLINSNMSIKEKIEILAKEIYRAGNVIYTDKAKAKLKFLEKHGYSNLPVIVAKTQASISDDPKKLNAPSDYAFTIRDFELSAGAGFVVALAGDIMRMPGLSRIPNAVNIDIDDDGNIVGLS
- the sufU gene encoding Fe-S cluster assembly sulfur transfer protein SufU; translation: MYSELVMDYAKLTKYKGKLNNATFIQEGKNLSCGDEITLYVKIESDKVKEIKFEGIGCAISQASANLMIETVSGKNLSEVKEIIKNAVAMARGEEFSEEVLETVAQLADIKNYPMRIKCFLLAWKTLEMALNEK
- a CDS encoding HAMP domain-containing sensor histidine kinase — protein: MSLSTKITLVTTLVVTIVMSIVLTGIYLLVKQTAINTQIKDISSIPHIFNNIMNKGNMSGMMQGMMWMGPRRDFYVSKNGKVVLDPYGIGPITEKGLKKIDNRYYIFLSFPSKVIIGRDITPTINFVERIKILFVFMVILSSGIVTVLTFFITRSSTKHLRSFVKQIESLDGRDLGFRLLKPNTHDEVDELIEKFNKLMERLEKYYKLQEEFVSNVSHELKTPIANLIGYTEMLKRWGSKNKEVLEESINSICETAYTMKHLVENMLFISSNVTLELTPIELKKLVSQIVAEKEKQYGKKILLSGEGTIVANEKGLERIISILLDNAIQHGSPPFEVQLYKNSIVVIDHGKGISKEEQSKIFERFYKSRSSKGHGLGLFIVKTLCEQMNLKIHLESYNGFTKFEITGGESGEK
- a CDS encoding protease complex subunit PrcB family protein; the protein is MKKMLILFFIMVVVKFFGGFIYIHPVETKLPDQIFTTTNTKFFSIAYVELYNDGREKAYILKGAFSATSMGMKKNSINIFVKEKETVYTYTVLLERKGERYYIPEHLLIAPSNSRIFIENFELKFNKQRENFDEMKIPKLRVKEKGIYTFVLYKGQFLVKDSFSVQEDVFLHISAGERKTGGYSIEIVEMKISNYIITVKGNFVIPDKNAMVTQAFSYPGVTLKLGKLSPGIYKIIVDIKGLGKFTKQISVK
- a CDS encoding Glu/Leu/Phe/Val family dehydrogenase, which translates into the protein MEISKLGNLQTPGPLYEMAQKQFLKAAELMDLDPRIGNFLLWPQRSLVVHFPVVMDDGRVEIFEGYRVQHNTARGPAKGGIRYHPETNLDEVSSLAFWMTWKCAVVNLPYGGGKGGVRVDPSKLSERELEKLSRRFFSEIHMMVGPAKDIPAPDVNTNAKIMAWYMDTYSMNVGYTTLGVVTGKPLDIGGSEGRPEATGRGVAITSAEACKVKGIDISKATVAIQGFGNVGSFSAKILNEEYGAKIVAVSDVSGGIYNENGLDIDELIKYRDENGGVIKGYPKGTPITNEELLTLDVDILIPAALENAIDDKIAKEVKAKIIIEGANGPTTREAEEILNSKDILIVPDILANAGGVTVSYFEWVQDLQSHFWEIEDIRKKLTKIMIKSFGEVYATKQKYNTDMRTAAYIVAIQRVAEAVKKRGYYPM
- a CDS encoding phosphoenolpyruvate carboxykinase (ATP) gives rise to the protein MSTKESFYKNEISRKNPLFSRMRVTVETAFYRNNVETVSTPKEAYKLALKSPGTIVTDWEVYKPEFLGLDRGTKVLLFNDGAITGRYAAGRRIIGTPGIDDEKYAEIVREAVYRSRYKKMYHGISFTGLSREFMVKNHILIPEGHENLLYNWLLNFQFPSPEYEKMYLDSEKFEDGDIYIFTDPDWTHPDYPFGLAIFDPDHNCAAILGMRYFGEFKKGTLTLGWATANRNNFVSCHGGLKRFECKDKIYVTAFFGLSGSGKSTLTHAKHGGKYRISVLHDDAFIISLDNLSSIALEPSYFDKTSDYPSDSMDNKYLLTVQNCGVTKDEKGRIIPVMEDIRNGNGRAIKSKLWSQNRMDKIDEPINSIFWLMRDPVLPPVVKIDDVILASTMGAALTTKRTTAEKLDSGVDPNALVFEPYANPFRTYPLVDDYMKFKRLFEKGVECYILNTGYFLEKKIPKEVTISIVEKIMENKLTWKSWIKDLRYGVIDGFEPPESSEYKHLLKESILRRLKFIVLKKTENGGRDKLPEETENVLQILMESI
- a CDS encoding Hsp33 family molecular chaperone HslO; translation: MTRLHYGTAYNANVRFSVINSTELVKETIRKHNLSLLPAIALGRAITGVSLVLPWLSINETWTLLIEGKGVLKKIASQVRASGRVRGYVIPKNLELPPEHKFNSLKEVIGKGTLKVIRDLGLKNPYISSVPLKTGEIAEDLAYYFTISEQIPTAISLGLSFDESGNITNSGGLIIQILNGSIDDKIVTEIEKRFTKINPITKALYENSPIEVLKYVFENNLEEVLTTEVSFSCDCTQSKAINSLKVLPEKELNFLIQKGEAEVICKWCNTKYTFKKDELRKILNEKQEEKL
- a CDS encoding pseudouridine-5'-phosphate glycosidase; this translates as MRIREEIINALKNNLPVVAFESTVIAHGLPYPKNLEIFRNLENIAREMGCIPATIGIFRGEIVVGLTEKEIVEFIEDSPVKVGTREIPYVCALKKSAATTVSATAKIASLSGIKVFATGGIGGVHKGEWDVSQDLLELSKTNIIVVSTGCKSILDVKKTLEFLETFQVIVVGYKTEYFPIFYNGISSYKIDRVDSVEHIRNIYNIKNEISINGSILVANPIPEEYVISEDEMKKYLSIVEKEMDAKNISGKDVTPYTLKRLVELSKGKTLEANITLLENNAKLACDIAKSLVKL